In a genomic window of Demequina muriae:
- a CDS encoding uracil-DNA glycosylase family protein, with translation MTDLVGYQARESWMGDEYVTLGDVWPTAARAAIVGLNPSPVSVKAGHYYQGRVGQRQLRRIGDVAGWNLPAGVTQFEEAALDAGFGLTDIVKRPTVGERDVSSAELDYGRDVLRAKLEERGVGLVICVFRHPVEALLGEAGMPGLQGARTASGARVFRMPGPFDAADKADAVMQELRELLDESADA, from the coding sequence GTGACCGACCTCGTGGGCTACCAGGCCCGGGAGTCCTGGATGGGCGACGAGTACGTCACTCTCGGCGACGTCTGGCCTACGGCGGCGCGGGCAGCCATCGTCGGCTTGAACCCCTCGCCCGTGAGCGTGAAGGCCGGCCACTACTACCAGGGCAGGGTGGGTCAGCGGCAGCTGCGGCGCATCGGGGATGTGGCGGGCTGGAATCTGCCTGCAGGCGTCACTCAGTTCGAGGAGGCCGCGCTTGATGCGGGCTTCGGACTGACCGACATCGTGAAGCGACCCACCGTGGGTGAGCGCGACGTCTCCTCAGCCGAGCTTGACTATGGACGCGACGTGCTGCGCGCCAAGCTCGAGGAGCGCGGTGTCGGCCTCGTCATCTGCGTCTTCCGCCATCCGGTCGAGGCGCTACTCGGGGAAGCCGGGATGCCAGGGCTCCAGGGCGCCCGCACCGCATCGGGCGCACGCGTGTTCCGGATGCCGGGACCCTTCGACGCCGCTGACAAGGCCGATGCGGTGATGCAGGAGCTGCGCGAGCTCTTGGACGAGTCAGCGGACGCGTAG
- a CDS encoding alpha/beta hydrolase, producing MSTLRGTRPAWSAAMVVVAVALAGCADTGDPVVTSSPPPEATPAQSTVFEFESQELSGNLLGASTEITVGILLPDAYVTSDDPLPVLYFLPGYTAYDTAADMPDVLGEALNATEPMIVVTITGANELGGSWYTDSDAIGNWEQAVVTEIVPYVDAHYRTRASAASRGLAGHSMGGYGALTIGMRHADVFGSMFVMAPAVAGEEGIGAPALFGSPSNARAVLSALEGLEGLDGEELLSAMSTSPAGFPLSYGTAFAPSPEPPYFQYPYSLVDGEAVRDDDVWALWEAGIGGIDVEIAQHREALLSLEALGLDCGSNDELRWIVDGCDFIDAELTAQGVPHTYTVHDGTHTSLFDQRMTDVVLPFFAEAFAGSS from the coding sequence ATGAGCACGCTTCGGGGGACGCGTCCTGCCTGGTCGGCCGCGATGGTCGTGGTCGCCGTCGCCCTGGCCGGGTGCGCCGACACGGGGGACCCTGTGGTCACGTCCTCGCCGCCTCCTGAGGCGACGCCCGCCCAGAGCACCGTGTTTGAGTTCGAGTCCCAAGAACTGTCCGGCAACCTGTTGGGCGCCTCGACCGAGATCACCGTCGGCATCCTGCTGCCCGATGCGTACGTCACCTCCGACGACCCGCTTCCCGTCCTTTACTTCTTGCCCGGCTACACCGCGTACGACACGGCCGCGGACATGCCCGACGTCCTCGGCGAGGCACTCAATGCGACTGAGCCCATGATCGTCGTGACCATCACGGGCGCCAATGAGCTGGGCGGCAGTTGGTACACGGACTCGGATGCCATTGGTAACTGGGAGCAAGCCGTGGTGACCGAAATCGTGCCGTACGTGGATGCGCACTACCGGACCCGCGCATCGGCCGCATCGCGAGGCCTTGCCGGGCACTCGATGGGTGGATATGGCGCGCTCACCATTGGGATGAGGCATGCCGATGTGTTCGGCTCGATGTTCGTGATGGCTCCCGCGGTGGCGGGGGAGGAGGGGATTGGTGCGCCTGCGCTCTTCGGGTCGCCGTCGAACGCGCGAGCGGTGCTATCGGCGCTGGAGGGTCTTGAGGGTCTGGACGGCGAGGAGTTGCTGAGCGCCATGTCGACGTCGCCGGCGGGCTTCCCGCTTTCGTATGGCACGGCGTTCGCGCCGTCGCCGGAGCCGCCGTACTTCCAGTACCCGTACTCGCTGGTCGACGGTGAGGCCGTGCGCGATGACGACGTGTGGGCGCTGTGGGAGGCGGGCATCGGGGGCATCGACGTCGAGATCGCCCAGCACCGCGAGGCGCTGCTGTCTCTCGAGGCGCTGGGGCTGGACTGTGGCTCGAACGACGAGCTGCGCTGGATCGTGGACGGCTGCGACTTCATCGACGCGGAGCTCACCGCGCAGGGCGTGCCGCACACGTATACGGTGCACGACGGCACCCACACCAGCCTGTTCGACCAGCGGATGACCGACGTGGTGCTGCCGTTCTTCGCGGAGGCGTTTGCTGGGTCGTCCTAG
- a CDS encoding DUF2252 domain-containing protein, whose translation MNHVGKQATEGHDVVSDGDTDRLAYQSLRKRPADRSERYALGKALRKKVPRSSLGEWRIGREDRDPIALVEENHEGRIPELVAVRVARMAASPYGFLRGSAVVMADDVARLPATGITPVVCGDAHLGNVGFYASPERDLVLDLNDFDEAHPGSWEWDLRRLVASTWVAGRETGASEKKCKQAVLTCARSYREEIRYQANQALFTRSFERLDMDRMALHETGSSLDSELKRAAKRARKRTSDRALPRFTTENGGARQIVEEPPLITRLPEAEAEMVAEGLDEYLMTLDPHWRRLLGGYTLVDVAHKVVGVGSVGLRAYVALLEGSSKEDVIFLQLKQARRSVLARHVHGDKALHEHQGQRVVEYQKALQTVSDPLLGWTTVDDRQFYVRQFRNMKGAVSLKNISGKALANYAGIAGRLLAKGHARTSGASMIAGYVGKGTNLDKAMATFARAYADQTEADHEALLAAVESGRMPIAEGA comes from the coding sequence ATGAATCACGTGGGCAAACAAGCGACCGAAGGTCACGATGTCGTCAGCGATGGCGACACCGACCGGCTCGCATACCAGTCGCTGCGCAAGCGTCCGGCCGACCGTTCCGAGCGCTACGCGCTCGGCAAGGCCCTGCGCAAAAAGGTGCCGAGGAGCTCGCTGGGCGAGTGGCGCATCGGCCGCGAGGACCGCGACCCCATCGCACTCGTGGAGGAGAACCATGAGGGACGCATCCCGGAGCTGGTCGCTGTGCGGGTGGCGCGGATGGCTGCTTCGCCGTACGGGTTCCTTCGCGGCTCCGCGGTGGTGATGGCCGATGACGTGGCACGGCTTCCCGCGACCGGGATCACGCCGGTGGTGTGTGGAGACGCGCACCTGGGCAATGTGGGCTTCTACGCCTCGCCCGAGCGCGACCTGGTGCTGGATCTCAACGACTTCGACGAGGCGCACCCTGGCTCGTGGGAGTGGGACCTGCGCCGGCTGGTGGCGAGCACCTGGGTGGCAGGCCGCGAGACCGGCGCCTCGGAGAAGAAGTGCAAGCAGGCGGTGCTCACATGCGCGCGGTCGTATCGCGAGGAGATCCGCTATCAAGCGAACCAGGCTCTCTTCACCCGCTCGTTCGAGCGACTCGACATGGACCGGATGGCCCTCCACGAGACGGGCAGTTCGCTGGACTCCGAACTCAAGCGGGCGGCGAAGCGGGCGCGCAAGCGCACCTCGGACCGCGCCCTGCCCCGCTTCACCACGGAGAACGGCGGCGCCCGCCAGATTGTCGAGGAGCCGCCGCTCATCACCCGGCTGCCCGAGGCCGAGGCCGAGATGGTGGCCGAAGGGCTCGATGAGTACCTGATGACTCTCGACCCGCACTGGCGGCGCCTGCTCGGTGGCTACACGCTCGTCGACGTGGCCCACAAGGTCGTGGGTGTGGGGTCCGTGGGCCTGCGCGCGTATGTGGCGCTGCTCGAGGGATCGAGCAAGGAGGACGTGATCTTCCTTCAGCTCAAGCAGGCTCGGAGGTCGGTGCTCGCGCGGCACGTGCACGGCGACAAAGCACTGCACGAGCACCAGGGTCAGCGAGTGGTGGAGTATCAGAAGGCGCTGCAGACCGTGAGCGATCCACTGCTCGGATGGACCACCGTGGATGACCGGCAGTTCTACGTGCGGCAGTTTCGCAACATGAAGGGCGCCGTGTCGCTCAAGAACATCTCCGGGAAGGCGCTCGCGAACTACGCGGGCATCGCCGGTCGCCTACTCGCGAAGGGCCACGCGCGCACCAGCGGCGCGTCGATGATCGCCGGCTATGTGGGAAAGGGCACCAATCTGGACAAGGCGATGGCGACGTTTGCCCGTGCGTATGCGGATCAGACGGAGGCCGACCACGAGGCGCTGCTGGCCGCGGTCGAGAGTGGCCGGATGCCGATCGCCGAGGGTGCGTAG
- a CDS encoding DUF6308 family protein — protein MNTTSQGSTTLTVGDRDDAVSRLRHYFGKCDCSSPDSGAEFETIGHPWDKKSKVNTVSPGDLVALATLTSPVPGPAAVWMLNKRNLKKTEKLLKKLPVKAKIGTKSGTKLLKDGGPAAKLWDHWSQAPGFGPVSVSKLLARKRGKLVPAYGSVVAEQMEVSNPHEHWAAMQALFTDGRRDLWTTAKQWRRAAGVNSLVSPLRVIDVVLWSRGTVPDGPPCATDKA, from the coding sequence ATGAACACGACATCGCAAGGCTCCACGACCCTGACCGTCGGCGACCGTGACGACGCCGTCTCGCGACTGCGTCACTACTTCGGAAAGTGCGACTGCTCGAGCCCCGACAGCGGCGCCGAGTTCGAGACCATCGGGCACCCCTGGGACAAGAAGTCCAAGGTCAACACCGTCAGCCCCGGCGACCTGGTGGCGCTGGCCACCCTCACCTCACCCGTCCCAGGCCCGGCCGCCGTGTGGATGCTCAACAAGCGCAACCTCAAGAAGACCGAGAAGCTGCTCAAGAAGCTCCCGGTCAAGGCGAAGATCGGAACCAAGAGCGGCACCAAACTCCTTAAGGACGGCGGGCCTGCAGCGAAGCTCTGGGATCACTGGAGCCAGGCGCCCGGCTTCGGTCCGGTCTCGGTCAGCAAGCTGCTCGCCCGCAAGCGCGGCAAGCTCGTCCCCGCGTACGGGTCCGTGGTCGCCGAACAGATGGAGGTCAGCAATCCTCACGAGCACTGGGCCGCCATGCAGGCTCTGTTCACCGATGGTCGGCGGGACCTGTGGACGACCGCCAAGCAGTGGCGACGCGCCGCCGGCGTCAACTCCCTGGTGAGCCCGCTCCGAGTGATCGACGTGGTGCTGTGGAGCCGCGGCACCGTCCCGGACGGCCCGCCCTGCGCCACCGACAAGGCCTAG
- a CDS encoding SDR family NAD(P)-dependent oxidoreductase → MGTSLSQFDLAGRTAVVTGATRGLGRTFALALAEAGATIVIVGRDADAAASVAAEVADRGRESVVVLGDVTVRADVERMLAEAVSAFGSVDILVNNAGTCIHKPALDVTDDEWRQVMSVNVDGVWLGCQVFGRHMVDRGSGSIINIGSMSAQIVNRPQWQPAYNASKAAVHHLTRSLAAEWAPLGVRVNALAPGYMRTDMSPVDEPQFQRYWKADAPLGRVGEPDELAGAIVYLASDASSFATGTVLTVDGGYTVF, encoded by the coding sequence ATGGGTACGTCACTGTCGCAATTCGATCTCGCCGGCCGCACGGCGGTCGTCACCGGAGCGACCAGGGGACTCGGTCGCACGTTCGCCCTAGCGCTTGCCGAGGCCGGGGCCACCATCGTGATCGTCGGCCGGGATGCCGATGCTGCGGCCTCCGTCGCGGCGGAGGTCGCCGACCGCGGGCGCGAGAGCGTGGTGGTGCTCGGGGATGTGACCGTCCGTGCCGATGTGGAGCGCATGCTTGCCGAGGCTGTCAGCGCATTCGGAAGCGTCGACATCCTTGTCAACAACGCGGGCACATGCATCCATAAGCCCGCGCTCGACGTCACCGACGACGAGTGGCGTCAGGTCATGAGCGTCAACGTCGACGGCGTGTGGCTGGGCTGCCAGGTTTTTGGCCGGCATATGGTCGACCGGGGCAGTGGTTCCATCATCAACATCGGCTCGATGTCGGCGCAGATCGTCAACCGGCCGCAGTGGCAGCCCGCGTACAACGCGTCGAAGGCGGCCGTTCACCACCTCACGCGCTCGCTCGCGGCCGAGTGGGCGCCTCTCGGCGTGCGCGTGAATGCGCTCGCCCCCGGCTACATGCGGACCGACATGTCGCCCGTCGACGAGCCGCAGTTCCAGCGCTACTGGAAGGCCGATGCGCCGCTCGGCCGGGTCGGCGAGCCCGACGAGCTCGCGGGGGCGATCGTGTACCTGGCGTCGGACGCCTCGTCGTTCGCCACGGGCACGGTGTTGACCGTCGACGGCGGATACACCGTCTTCTGA
- a CDS encoding NYN domain-containing protein: protein MRSNAAVYIDAGYLLASAATRLTGSSFRQGIQPDYPKLINGVLRQAEEIAGRPVLRSYWYDAAPNQSPDSDQRVIEMVPRVKLRLGRIGNEGQQKGVDLKIGLDMVTHARNGAIDTLVLISGDDDLTEAVDQAQVTGVEVIVLAVPDATGRPHGVSRHLHAAADRLDLLNSEMLEGAIAKRIAKTILAGAVANVLEASAPVIPHDVDAALRHPSPVELARPKPTAVRPTSPPPAAVPVYSTASGDAPSATPQGHAPLNDVDPSEREEATQRVVRAVLGAFLGSATQAELVELKASRPSIPRELDSTLLRDLSDVLQIYSLTDSERHGLRNAFWAEMDAQDV, encoded by the coding sequence ATGAGGTCCAACGCAGCCGTCTACATCGATGCGGGCTATCTGCTGGCGTCCGCAGCCACACGACTTACCGGGAGCTCGTTTCGGCAAGGTATCCAGCCGGACTACCCGAAACTCATCAACGGAGTTCTCCGCCAGGCTGAGGAGATCGCCGGGCGTCCCGTGCTGCGCTCCTACTGGTACGACGCAGCGCCGAACCAGTCGCCCGACAGCGACCAGCGCGTCATCGAGATGGTCCCGCGGGTGAAGCTCCGGCTCGGACGCATCGGCAACGAGGGCCAGCAGAAGGGCGTAGACCTCAAGATTGGCCTCGATATGGTGACTCACGCACGCAATGGCGCGATCGACACACTTGTCTTGATCTCGGGTGATGACGACCTGACGGAGGCAGTCGACCAGGCACAGGTCACAGGCGTCGAGGTGATCGTGCTCGCTGTTCCAGATGCCACAGGGCGCCCGCACGGCGTGTCCCGCCACCTGCACGCAGCTGCGGACAGACTCGATCTCCTCAATTCGGAAATGCTCGAAGGAGCAATCGCCAAACGTATTGCCAAGACCATCCTGGCAGGAGCAGTTGCCAACGTGCTCGAGGCGTCCGCGCCCGTGATCCCACACGATGTCGACGCCGCGCTACGCCACCCGAGCCCTGTTGAACTAGCAAGGCCAAAGCCAACCGCAGTCCGCCCCACTTCACCCCCTCCCGCCGCTGTTCCGGTCTATTCGACAGCGTCAGGCGACGCACCCTCGGCAACACCGCAAGGCCATGCTCCGCTGAACGACGTGGATCCGTCCGAGCGCGAGGAAGCCACCCAGCGCGTGGTGCGGGCAGTCCTTGGAGCATTCCTTGGTTCCGCGACCCAGGCGGAACTGGTGGAACTGAAAGCGAGCCGTCCCTCTATCCCGCGGGAACTCGACTCAACCCTCTTGCGGGACCTCTCTGATGTGTTGCAGATCTACTCGCTGACCGATTCCGAACGACACGGCCTAAGGAACGCCTTCTGGGCCGAGATGGATGCGCAAGACGTGTAG
- a CDS encoding 5'-nucleotidase has translation MPAYDLSGRLVVGVASSALFDLTESDAYFQAHGEAAYAEYQDRNVDVPLEPGPAFPFIQRLLQLNDLRPGDSLVEVIVLSRNAASTGLRVMRSVEHHGLQVTRAFFTQGRSPLSYIPALGMSLFLTQNKDDVWAAVRAGHPAGHVLPNTAAYEDSDKSLRIAFDFDAVLATDESERIFQTEGMAGFVKNEVAKRDVAHSPGLLKPLLEDLNRIQRLEQELQAADATYEPRVRVALVTARAAPAHERAVQSLRSWGVTVNDAFFLGGIEKAKVLEVMRPHLFFDDQDGHLSGALEHVAGVHVPYGVANEALEDAAPVESA, from the coding sequence ATGCCCGCCTATGACCTCTCCGGTCGGCTCGTGGTGGGTGTCGCGTCCAGCGCGCTGTTCGACCTGACGGAGTCCGACGCGTACTTCCAGGCGCACGGCGAGGCCGCCTACGCCGAATACCAGGACCGCAACGTCGACGTGCCGCTCGAGCCCGGGCCGGCGTTCCCGTTCATCCAGCGCCTGCTGCAGCTCAACGACCTGAGGCCGGGGGACTCGCTGGTCGAGGTGATCGTGCTGTCGCGCAACGCGGCGTCGACGGGGCTGCGCGTGATGCGGTCCGTCGAGCATCACGGGCTGCAGGTGACGCGCGCCTTCTTCACGCAGGGCCGGTCGCCGCTGTCATACATCCCCGCGCTCGGCATGAGCCTGTTCCTCACCCAGAACAAGGACGACGTCTGGGCAGCCGTGCGCGCAGGCCATCCCGCCGGGCACGTGCTGCCCAACACCGCCGCCTACGAGGACTCGGACAAGTCGCTGCGCATCGCCTTCGACTTCGACGCGGTGCTCGCGACCGACGAGTCCGAGCGCATTTTCCAGACCGAGGGCATGGCTGGGTTCGTCAAGAACGAGGTCGCCAAGCGCGACGTGGCGCACTCGCCGGGCCTGCTCAAGCCGTTGCTCGAGGACCTCAACCGCATCCAGCGGCTCGAGCAGGAATTGCAGGCGGCCGATGCGACCTACGAGCCACGCGTGCGCGTCGCCTTGGTAACGGCGCGGGCTGCACCCGCCCACGAGCGCGCGGTGCAGTCGCTGCGGTCGTGGGGCGTCACCGTGAACGATGCGTTCTTCCTGGGCGGCATCGAGAAGGCGAAGGTGCTCGAGGTCATGCGCCCGCACCTGTTCTTCGACGACCAGGACGGGCACCTGTCGGGGGCCTTGGAGCACGTCGCGGGAGTGCACGTGCCATACGGGGTGGCGAACGAGGCGCTGGAGGATGCCGCTCCCGTGGAGAGCGCGTGA
- a CDS encoding nuclease-related domain-containing protein: protein MPIYQVRRWKRYGHDRAYFADADGTKVGYLDLASGEHVLDEGADRDAIEAAALAWCADNEITPPNLPLMGASKQEDVQAVQAASAAAFAEDGAQSVAVPVAPAPPKEAEPEWTDLSAHRPGEGVRKLAEAEWTASKDRSKVFAALNRYVFDNHTDERAWRKGAEGEEYVGAKLDKLRDKGWHVLHSVPVGKSDSDIDHIAIGPGGVFTVNSKMHAGKKIWVAKYQMRVNGQPVPYLRNSRHEAGRAKKLLDAQLDFEVPVVGCVVVLTGSLVPEVTYKQMPDDVRVLDKWDLPKWFKKRPAVLSPEQVEAVFDTARRSTTWRTIE from the coding sequence ATGCCGATCTACCAGGTGCGGCGCTGGAAGCGCTACGGGCACGACCGCGCCTACTTCGCCGACGCCGACGGCACCAAGGTCGGGTACCTCGACCTCGCGTCCGGAGAGCATGTGCTCGACGAGGGCGCTGACCGTGACGCGATCGAGGCCGCCGCGCTCGCGTGGTGTGCGGACAACGAGATCACTCCGCCCAATCTCCCCCTCATGGGTGCAAGCAAGCAGGAGGACGTACAAGCCGTTCAAGCCGCCTCTGCTGCCGCATTCGCCGAAGACGGTGCGCAATCGGTGGCCGTGCCCGTTGCGCCCGCCCCGCCGAAGGAAGCTGAACCCGAGTGGACCGATCTCTCCGCGCATCGGCCGGGTGAAGGCGTGCGAAAGCTGGCCGAGGCCGAATGGACCGCCTCAAAGGACCGCTCCAAGGTGTTCGCTGCCCTCAACCGCTACGTGTTCGACAATCACACCGACGAGCGAGCGTGGCGCAAAGGCGCCGAGGGTGAGGAGTACGTGGGGGCGAAGCTCGACAAGCTCCGGGACAAGGGCTGGCACGTGCTGCACAGCGTGCCGGTCGGCAAAAGTGACTCGGATATCGACCACATCGCTATCGGGCCCGGCGGCGTCTTCACGGTCAACAGCAAGATGCACGCCGGCAAGAAGATCTGGGTAGCCAAGTACCAGATGCGCGTGAACGGCCAGCCTGTCCCCTACCTCCGGAACTCTCGGCACGAGGCCGGGCGGGCCAAGAAGCTCCTGGACGCGCAGCTCGACTTCGAGGTTCCAGTCGTGGGCTGCGTGGTGGTGCTCACGGGCTCGCTCGTCCCGGAGGTGACCTACAAGCAGATGCCCGACGACGTGCGCGTGCTCGACAAGTGGGACCTGCCCAAATGGTTCAAGAAGCGGCCGGCCGTTCTGTCGCCGGAACAGGTCGAGGCCGTGTTCGACACCGCCCGCCGATCGACGACATGGCGAACCATTGAATGA
- the arr gene encoding NAD(+)--rifampin ADP-ribosyltransferase: MTTEEVPQPFEVYGDGETYLHGTKVLRRTGDVLTPGYASNYRSDRVANHLYITKTLDAATWGAELASGEGRGHIYVVEPVGAVEDDPNVTDKRFPGNPTMSYRTREPVRVVGELLDWVGHPVEQVQHMRDSLADLERRGEAIIDD, from the coding sequence ATGACGACGGAGGAAGTGCCACAACCCTTTGAGGTCTACGGGGACGGCGAGACGTACCTGCACGGCACCAAGGTGCTGCGACGAACGGGGGACGTCCTGACGCCGGGATATGCGTCGAACTACCGCTCGGACCGGGTGGCGAACCACCTCTACATCACGAAGACGCTGGACGCCGCGACCTGGGGAGCGGAGCTCGCTTCGGGCGAGGGACGCGGCCACATCTACGTCGTCGAACCTGTCGGCGCGGTTGAAGACGACCCCAACGTGACGGACAAGCGCTTCCCTGGAAACCCGACGATGTCCTACCGGACCCGCGAGCCGGTCCGCGTCGTGGGGGAGCTGCTCGACTGGGTGGGTCACCCGGTCGAACAGGTGCAACACATGCGGGACTCGCTCGCGGATCTCGAGCGGCGTGGCGAGGCCATCATCGACGACTGA
- a CDS encoding endo alpha-1,4 polygalactosaminidase, whose protein sequence is MGRITRRDEPCSQVAHVGLGRKARALAVVMVGALTVASCAGEADSVEVELPPTEGVVDYQLGGAYDTVDAGAGPVGIDVVVRDATAEPLEGAYSVCYVNGFQTQPGEAEQWLVTPELLLRDQASEPVVDPDWPDEFILDPSTPTQREGILDVLSPVIAGCAEAGFDAVEIDNLDTWTRFDGVSEDGAHSLARAYVEVAHEHGLAIAQKNAAEVTQVAKEQLGFDFAVAEECAVWDECAAYADVYGEHVLQVEYPDALAEAGMTFAEVCGLPGTAPLTVLRDRDLVAAGEPGYVYESC, encoded by the coding sequence ATGGGGCGTATCACCAGGCGTGACGAGCCGTGCTCGCAGGTCGCCCACGTGGGCCTGGGCCGGAAGGCGCGTGCGCTCGCGGTGGTGATGGTCGGCGCGCTCACGGTGGCCTCGTGTGCGGGCGAAGCGGACTCGGTGGAGGTGGAACTGCCGCCCACCGAGGGCGTGGTCGATTATCAGTTGGGTGGCGCGTACGACACGGTGGACGCGGGGGCCGGGCCGGTCGGCATCGACGTGGTGGTCCGCGACGCGACGGCCGAGCCCCTGGAGGGCGCCTACAGCGTCTGCTACGTCAACGGCTTCCAGACTCAGCCTGGCGAGGCGGAGCAGTGGCTCGTGACTCCGGAGCTGCTGCTTCGCGATCAGGCCAGCGAGCCGGTGGTGGACCCGGACTGGCCCGACGAGTTCATCCTCGACCCGTCGACGCCGACTCAGCGGGAGGGGATTCTCGACGTGCTGTCGCCAGTCATTGCGGGGTGTGCCGAGGCGGGCTTCGACGCCGTGGAGATCGACAACCTCGACACGTGGACACGGTTCGACGGGGTGTCCGAAGACGGCGCCCACTCCCTGGCCCGCGCCTATGTGGAAGTGGCGCACGAGCACGGTCTGGCGATCGCGCAGAAGAACGCCGCCGAGGTCACGCAGGTCGCCAAAGAACAGTTGGGCTTCGACTTCGCCGTGGCCGAAGAGTGCGCGGTCTGGGACGAGTGCGCAGCGTATGCGGACGTGTACGGCGAGCACGTGCTCCAAGTCGAGTACCCCGATGCGCTCGCCGAGGCGGGCATGACGTTCGCCGAGGTCTGCGGGCTGCCAGGCACGGCGCCGCTCACGGTGCTGCGCGACCGCGACCTGGTCGCCGCGGGCGAGCCCGGGTACGTCTACGAGTCGTGTTGA